One Natronomonas moolapensis 8.8.11 genomic region harbors:
- a CDS encoding DUF5786 family protein, with the protein MSMGAYDEAEHERREQKTSSVDAAFDDERTTYRGELKYDSGDSAEALIDQFKQMRK; encoded by the coding sequence ATGTCAATGGGTGCCTATGACGAAGCCGAACACGAGCGTCGAGAACAGAAGACATCGAGTGTCGACGCCGCCTTCGACGACGAGCGGACGACCTACCGTGGGGAGTTGAAATACGACTCCGGGGACTCGGCGGAAGCACTCATCGACCAGTTCAAACAGATGCGGAAGTGA